TTTTCGAGCAACAGGATCACGAAGCATGAAGATCGTCGTTCGGGGGGTAACTAGCTCACGGCCCGACCTGGTGCATCGGACCGGCGGCATCCAGTTGATTATGGTTTTGCGATAGTCCTGGAAATCTCGATCCCGTCGGTCCGACGTATCGGGTCAAGCCACGGGATGACATATTACCGGAACAGCTGGCGGGTGATATTGGGTGGTAATTTACCCTGCTGCTCGATGCGATACTGGTTGTAGCCGGCATTGGCCGCGATCAGGTTGAGCACACTTTTGACATTCGGATCGATTTCGGTCTCCGATCCGATTTTGACGTCTACCTCATACTGTCCTCCCGCCCTGACTTCTCCCTTGCCACTGACATCGAGATCGGCATCGAGGTCGTTAATCTTGAAATCGTATTGTTTTTGATCACCGGTGAAATCGACCTGGTAATCCCCGACGCTAATCTTGATATCGTCATCATCGACGCCCAGGTCACGCCAGATCAACTTGCCGTTCACCACTGTCGGCACACCCTCGACCACCGACAGGTTATCGATCAGCAACTCAAGACGCCCGGCCGGCTTCACCAGGGCATTTGGAATATACTTTGCCAACTCGATCGCCTGGTATTCGATCTGTGCCCCGGTTACCTCGGTGTCACCATTCAGCCCGTCATAGGCAACCTTGACATCACCCCGGTCGTAGCTGATCTTGTAGCAGACCTTTAACAACGGGATACAGGATGGCATATAGCGATACCTGATTTCGCGCAGCGGAAAATTATTGATGCTCACTTCCTGCGCGGTACCCTTGATCACGGTGCCATCGATTCCAATCGCTCGCACCGTGTCGGGTAGCTTGATATAGGGCAGAACCTGCTGGATCGGCAGGTTGAACAACATCGCGATCACCAGGCACAGCAGAAAAAACGATGTCAACCTCCAGAGCTTAAACATCAGCGCCGGACGAGTACGAGGCTGCTGTCGACGATGCCGGGATTATCGGCCGGAGAGATACGGATATCCTTGACGCTGAGCCCGCTTGAACTAACTTCCGCAATAAAACCGACGAGACGATTAAAATCAACGGCCTGGTAGCGCATGCGGATTTCATCACTACCGATCGGCGACATTTGAGAGAGCTGCCCGCTCAAGCCCTCGCTGCGTACCGCCTGGTCGATGAAATTGGCCAGTGTGCCGCTGATCTTGTCCGTAGCTGCAC
The DNA window shown above is from Gammaproteobacteria bacterium and carries:
- a CDS encoding type II secretion system protein N, which encodes MFKLWRLTSFFLLCLVIAMLFNLPIQQVLPYIKLPDTVRAIGIDGTVIKGTAQEVSINNFPLREIRYRYMPSCIPLLKVCYKISYDRGDVKVAYDGLNGDTEVTGAQIEYQAIELAKYIPNALVKPAGRLELLIDNLSVVEGVPTVVNGKLIWRDLGVDDDDIKISVGDYQVDFTGDQKQYDFKINDLDADLDVSGKGEVRAGGQYEVDVKIGSETEIDPNVKSVLNLIAANAGYNQYRIEQQGKLPPNITRQLFR
- a CDS encoding type II secretion system protein M, whose translation is MLDFLARYSLREKAIVALALLVVVVIGVHALVIEPYQESVEALQDEIEQQQNDLAWMRSAVAGMPAAGASAATDKISGTLANFIDQAVRSEGLSGQLSQMSPIGSDEIRMRYQAVDFNRLVGFIAEVSSSGLSVKDIRISPADNPGIVDSSLVLVRR